In Flavobacterium gelatinilyticum, a genomic segment contains:
- a CDS encoding sensor histidine kinase, with protein sequence MHFSESTNTTRWVIIFISFLIISLILWNTYTFFQIFKNEERMKMNLWASAQKTIINADENTDLDLPLEITNSNTSVPVMLVMYDKVISSVNVPDHIIKDKKKSMSFLKNLKNENDPIVIEYAPGKFQQICYGNSALLNKLKYYPVALLLIIFLCGALVYNFYKSTKMATQNKLWAGMAKETAHQIGTPLSSLIGWIEILKTENIDQSITVEIQKDIERLQTITDRFSKIGSVPVLEPHNIVSETLNTCEYLQSRFSKQVEFSYSSPNKPVFALINPTLHSWTIENLIKNAIDAMKGKGTLDIKIEQDSQHVKVNIKDSGSGIAKHQFKTIFEPGFTTKKRGWGLGLSLTKRIVEEYHKGKIKVLHSEIGKGTTFQISYKISDSDKNQA encoded by the coding sequence ACACGCTGGGTTATCATCTTTATTTCCTTTTTAATCATTTCCCTGATTCTTTGGAATACCTACACTTTTTTCCAGATATTTAAAAATGAAGAAAGAATGAAAATGAATCTGTGGGCCAGTGCACAAAAAACAATCATTAACGCTGATGAAAATACTGATCTTGATTTACCTCTCGAAATAACAAACAGCAACACTTCGGTTCCGGTTATGCTTGTAATGTATGATAAAGTTATTAGTTCTGTAAATGTTCCTGATCATATCATTAAAGACAAAAAGAAGTCGATGTCGTTTTTAAAAAATCTGAAAAACGAAAATGATCCTATTGTAATTGAATACGCTCCGGGAAAATTTCAGCAGATTTGTTATGGAAACTCAGCTTTACTTAATAAACTAAAATATTATCCGGTTGCTTTGCTGTTAATCATTTTTCTGTGCGGTGCTTTGGTTTACAATTTTTATAAAAGCACTAAGATGGCCACTCAGAATAAACTGTGGGCAGGAATGGCGAAAGAAACAGCACATCAAATCGGGACGCCTTTATCTTCGTTAATTGGGTGGATTGAAATCTTAAAAACAGAAAATATTGACCAGTCCATTACCGTAGAAATTCAAAAGGATATTGAACGTCTGCAAACCATCACTGACCGATTTTCTAAAATTGGCTCGGTACCGGTATTAGAACCTCACAATATTGTTTCAGAAACTTTAAATACCTGCGAATATCTGCAGTCCCGTTTTTCTAAACAGGTTGAATTCTCTTATTCTTCTCCTAATAAACCTGTTTTTGCTTTGATAAATCCTACTCTTCACAGCTGGACTATTGAAAATCTGATTAAAAATGCCATTGATGCCATGAAAGGAAAGGGAACGCTGGACATCAAAATTGAACAAGATTCGCAGCATGTTAAAGTAAACATTAAAGATTCCGGAAGCGGGATTGCCAAACACCAGTTCAAAACTATTTTTGAGCCCGGATTCACAACAAAAAAACGCGGCTGGGGATTGGGTCTTTCCTTGACAAAAAGAATTGTAGAGGAATATCACAAGGGCAAAATTAAGGTTTTACATTCTGAAATTGGAAAAGGAACTACGTTTCAGATAAGCTATAAAATTAGTGATTCAGATAAAAATCAGGCATAA
- a CDS encoding HIT family protein, giving the protein MSSIFTKIVNGEIPAYKIAEDENYLAFLDVNPNAKGHTLCIPKQEIDKIFDMDEELYLGLMKFAKRVAAALEKTVPCKRVGIAVVGLEVPHAHVHLIPLNEMDEMRFINKVSLSKEEFEALAKDIQSNL; this is encoded by the coding sequence ATGAGCTCAATATTCACTAAAATAGTAAACGGAGAAATTCCTGCTTATAAAATTGCCGAAGACGAAAACTATTTGGCTTTTTTAGATGTAAATCCAAATGCTAAGGGCCATACGCTTTGTATTCCAAAACAAGAAATCGATAAGATTTTTGATATGGATGAAGAACTGTATTTAGGTCTGATGAAATTCGCTAAAAGAGTGGCCGCAGCTTTAGAAAAAACGGTTCCATGCAAAAGAGTTGGAATTGCGGTGGTTGGACTTGAAGTTCCTCATGCACACGTTCATTTAATTCCGTTAAACGAAATGGATGAAATGCGCTTTATTAACAAAGTATCACTTTCTAAAGAAGAGTTTGAAGCTTTAGCCAAAGATATTCAGTCAAATCTTTAA
- the greA gene encoding transcription elongation factor GreA encodes MSKVSYYTADGLKKLKDELEHLKSVMRPKASQDIADARDKGDLSENAEYDAAKEAQGLLEMRIAKLEEVYANARLIDESQLDVSKVLVLSNVKIKNQSNGMEMKYTLVAESEADLKTGKISVTSPIGKGLLGKSVGEVAEITVPNGVLKFEILDISRD; translated from the coding sequence ATGAGTAAAGTATCTTATTATACCGCAGATGGTTTAAAAAAATTAAAAGATGAATTGGAGCATTTAAAGAGTGTAATGCGTCCTAAAGCATCTCAAGATATAGCAGACGCAAGAGACAAAGGTGATTTATCTGAAAATGCCGAATACGATGCTGCAAAAGAAGCACAGGGTTTATTAGAAATGAGAATTGCTAAACTTGAAGAAGTATATGCAAACGCAAGATTAATTGACGAATCTCAATTAGATGTTTCTAAAGTTTTGGTTCTTTCTAATGTAAAAATTAAAAACCAAAGCAACGGAATGGAAATGAAATATACACTTGTTGCCGAAAGTGAAGCCGATTTAAAAACGGGGAAAATTTCTGTAACATCTCCTATTGGTAAAGGTTTATTGGGGAAATCTGTTGGTGAAGTAGCGGAGATTACAGTGCCAAACGGCGTTTTGAAATTTGAAATTCTTGATATTTCGAGAGACTAA
- a CDS encoding Rieske (2Fe-2S) protein has translation MKKIWLFIVFICVLSACSDHERSNKNPYIPSYAVNLSVDMNLPLYSDLKYASNAVIVPNQGAKGIIIFNAGSGYNAFDAACPNQEVNSCTAMTIDGINAVCSCDKTSYSLFTGLGGKEYALKQYKVQVTGTVIHVYN, from the coding sequence ATGAAAAAAATCTGGCTCTTTATCGTTTTTATTTGTGTTCTTTCTGCCTGCAGCGACCACGAACGCAGCAATAAGAACCCTTACATTCCCAGCTATGCTGTAAATTTATCTGTAGATATGAACCTGCCCTTATATTCTGACCTTAAATATGCAAGCAACGCAGTAATTGTTCCTAATCAGGGAGCAAAAGGAATTATTATTTTTAATGCCGGAAGCGGTTACAATGCATTTGATGCGGCCTGCCCTAATCAGGAAGTAAATTCATGCACCGCCATGACGATAGATGGCATAAACGCCGTATGCTCCTGCGACAAAACATCTTACAGCCTATTTACAGGCCTGGGAGGAAAAGAATACGCTTTAAAACAATACAAAGTACAAGTAACCGGAACTGTGATTCACGTTTACAATTAA
- a CDS encoding TonB-dependent receptor — protein sequence MSRTKSIFFLLSSGFFTLFSFAQVQDSTKVNQLDDVLVSAVRVTSKTPVTFSNMDKKEIRYRNLGQDIPVLMNYLPSVVTTTDAGGGIGYTGIRVRGSDATRVNVTINGIPYNDAESQGTFWVNMPDFASSVESLQLQRGVGTSTNGSGAFGASLNMLTDSYASKANGEISSSYGSFNSNKNTVKFSTGLLNDHFELAGRLSTVKSDGYVDRASSDLKSYFLQGTYIGKTTLIKALVFGGTQTTYQSWNGIDADKLNSDRTYNSAGEYTDEFGKTRYYDNETDNYKQDHYQLHWSESLSDKWSSNLAFHYTKGKGYFENYKPDAAMSEYNLTSVGAIEKTDLIRQKWLDNDFYGTTFSVKYKEEKLDVILGGGWNKYEGDHYGKVIWARYASQSELGDHYYDDFSTKTDGNIFAKANFQLNEVVSFYGDLQYRRVRYEANSAETGLVNDTFNFFNPKAGMNLEFNEQNTLYFSYARANREPNRTDYEGGNVKPEKLNDFELGWRFNSEKFQMNSNFYYMGYKDQLILTGRLDDVGNPIRANTEKSYRLGFEFDATISLSEKFILRPNFTLSSNKNVDLAVEGQYYGTTKIAYSPEVIAGNIIVYKPIERLYVSLLQKYVGEQYMNNIELPSAKLADYFVNDLNISYEIKTKSVFKSITITGMVNNILDKKYVSNGAMWDIYPYYYPQAGINFLAGLSLKF from the coding sequence ATGAGCAGAACCAAATCTATTTTCTTTCTTCTATCTTCCGGATTCTTCACATTATTTTCTTTTGCACAAGTACAGGATTCTACAAAAGTAAATCAGCTTGATGATGTACTGGTTTCTGCGGTTCGTGTTACTTCAAAAACGCCGGTTACGTTTAGTAATATGGATAAAAAAGAAATTAGATACAGAAATCTTGGACAAGATATTCCGGTCCTAATGAACTATCTTCCTTCTGTTGTTACAACAACCGATGCCGGAGGAGGAATTGGATATACCGGAATCAGAGTCCGCGGAAGCGATGCCACTCGTGTAAACGTAACCATTAACGGAATTCCGTACAACGATGCTGAAAGTCAGGGAACTTTCTGGGTAAACATGCCGGATTTTGCTTCCTCTGTAGAAAGTCTTCAATTACAGCGTGGTGTTGGAACTTCGACAAATGGTTCAGGAGCTTTTGGAGCAAGTTTAAATATGCTGACCGACAGTTACGCATCTAAGGCCAATGGCGAAATTTCAAGTTCATACGGAAGTTTCAATTCCAATAAAAATACCGTAAAATTCAGTACTGGTTTATTAAATGATCATTTTGAATTGGCAGGACGTTTGTCTACTGTTAAATCAGATGGTTATGTAGATCGCGCAAGTTCTGATTTGAAATCGTATTTTCTTCAGGGAACTTATATCGGAAAAACAACTTTAATCAAAGCTTTGGTTTTTGGCGGGACTCAAACCACATACCAGTCCTGGAACGGAATTGATGCTGATAAATTGAATTCAGATCGTACATACAATTCGGCTGGAGAATATACAGATGAATTTGGAAAGACCCGTTATTATGATAATGAAACTGATAATTACAAACAGGATCATTATCAGCTGCACTGGAGTGAATCTCTTTCTGATAAATGGAGCAGCAACCTGGCATTTCATTATACAAAAGGAAAAGGTTATTTTGAAAACTATAAGCCGGATGCGGCTATGTCAGAGTATAATCTGACTTCTGTAGGAGCAATTGAAAAAACAGATTTAATTCGCCAGAAATGGTTAGACAATGATTTTTACGGAACTACATTCTCTGTGAAATACAAAGAAGAAAAGCTTGATGTAATTTTAGGAGGCGGATGGAATAAATATGAAGGGGATCATTATGGAAAAGTAATCTGGGCGAGGTACGCATCACAATCTGAATTGGGAGACCATTATTATGATGATTTTTCTACAAAAACGGATGGAAACATCTTCGCAAAAGCTAATTTTCAATTAAATGAGGTAGTAAGTTTTTATGGGGATTTACAATACAGGAGAGTGCGTTATGAGGCAAATAGTGCCGAAACCGGTTTAGTGAACGATACTTTTAATTTCTTTAACCCCAAAGCGGGTATGAATTTAGAATTCAATGAGCAGAACACACTTTACTTTTCGTATGCACGTGCGAACCGTGAACCGAACAGAACCGATTACGAAGGGGGTAATGTAAAACCGGAAAAATTAAATGATTTTGAATTGGGATGGCGATTTAATTCAGAAAAATTCCAGATGAACTCAAATTTTTATTATATGGGATACAAAGATCAGCTGATTCTAACGGGAAGATTAGATGATGTAGGAAATCCAATTCGTGCAAATACCGAGAAAAGTTACCGTTTAGGTTTTGAATTTGATGCAACTATTTCACTTTCAGAAAAATTTATCCTTAGACCAAACTTCACTTTGAGCAGTAATAAAAACGTTGATCTGGCTGTTGAAGGCCAATATTACGGAACAACAAAAATTGCTTATTCTCCGGAAGTTATTGCAGGAAATATAATTGTTTATAAACCAATCGAACGACTTTATGTTTCATTATTACAGAAATATGTTGGCGAACAATATATGAACAATATCGAACTGCCTTCCGCAAAACTGGCAGATTACTTTGTAAACGATTTAAATATTTCGTACGAAATAAAAACAAAATCTGTTTTTAAATCTATTACCATTACCGGGATGGTAAACAATATTCTGGACAAGAAATATGTTTCAAACGGAGCAATGTGGGATATTTATCCCTATTATTATCCACAGGCAGGGATTAATTTCCTAGCCGGATTATCTCTGAAATTCTAA
- the arfB gene encoding alternative ribosome rescue aminoacyl-tRNA hydrolase ArfB, protein MDNEKIISELGFKAVRSSGSGGQNVNKVSSKVVLTFDLETSQALSDDEKILLKANLAPRLTSENILILNCDEDRSQLKNKEIVTKRFLEIVKKGLYVPKVRKATKVPKSVIKKRIKDKKNISDLKQSRRKPNLE, encoded by the coding sequence ATGGATAACGAAAAAATCATATCAGAATTAGGTTTTAAAGCCGTTCGGAGCAGTGGCTCGGGCGGACAGAACGTGAATAAAGTTTCATCAAAAGTAGTGCTGACTTTTGATTTAGAAACTTCACAAGCTTTATCTGATGATGAAAAAATACTTTTAAAAGCTAATTTAGCTCCTCGCTTAACTTCTGAAAACATCCTGATTTTAAATTGTGATGAAGACCGAAGCCAGCTTAAAAACAAAGAGATTGTTACGAAACGGTTTCTGGAAATCGTCAAAAAGGGATTATACGTCCCAAAAGTCAGAAAAGCTACAAAAGTCCCAAAATCTGTAATTAAAAAAAGAATTAAAGACAAAAAGAATATTTCGGACTTGAAACAATCAAGAAGAAAACCAAACTTGGAATAA
- a CDS encoding DUF4301 family protein encodes MEKNLKQQKTNIIKIALFGPESTGKTTLAKQLAAYYETQWVPEFARGYLQKRWEENKHICDAGDMLPIAYGQVLLENEKVSSAKKYLFCDTNLMVTKVFSEVYYGFCDPLLNEAALKHDYDLFFLTDIDVPWEKDDIRDKAEGRETVFSVFKQTLIDNNKPFITLSGDKESRLAKAKTIVNALSALKEKGLSSEDFVEIYNHGISSENILKQLEIFKNGIAKSNLISPATIGNGILSLSEKDFEEKAAFFDVQKEELKIKKFVPASGAATRMYKFLTAFLNDFDIQKETINAYINRKKDKELAIFIIGMEKFPFFDAVDKKLREIYSDFESLERDYKNYYFIKTLLSSDYFNSANKPKAVLPFHQYKDHIANPIEEHLNECVHYATSKNVSNLHFTVSEIHQDLFENAVNEIRGKIEKPSGVAIDITYSYQNKSTDSINVDAKNKLVRDKKGTLVFRPGGHGALIENLDILDADVIFIKNIDNVIQNHIDQITLYKKALGGILIAIQQKTFAYLREIEEQEVNEESLLQIIEFLKQKLHIELGKDFNKFTFENKIIKIKELLDRPIRVCGMVRNEGEPGGGPFWIMNGKGEISLQIVETSQVDLTNKKQLEILETATHFNPVDLVCGIKNYKGEKFDLKEFVDHESGFIVEKSVEGKPVRSYELPGLWNGSMADWLTVFVAVPLITFNPVKTVNDLLKPAHQPQ; translated from the coding sequence ATGGAGAAAAATCTTAAACAGCAAAAAACAAATATCATAAAAATTGCTTTGTTTGGTCCTGAAAGTACAGGCAAAACAACTTTGGCAAAACAGCTTGCGGCTTACTACGAAACCCAATGGGTTCCTGAGTTTGCACGCGGTTATCTGCAAAAAAGATGGGAAGAAAACAAACATATTTGTGACGCAGGAGATATGCTTCCCATTGCTTACGGACAGGTTTTACTGGAGAATGAAAAAGTTTCATCTGCCAAAAAATATTTGTTTTGTGACACCAATCTCATGGTTACTAAAGTCTTCTCCGAAGTGTATTATGGTTTTTGCGATCCACTTTTAAATGAAGCAGCTTTAAAACATGATTATGATTTGTTTTTCCTTACAGACATAGATGTGCCTTGGGAAAAAGATGATATCAGAGATAAAGCAGAAGGAAGGGAAACTGTTTTTTCTGTTTTTAAGCAGACTTTAATAGATAATAATAAACCTTTCATAACCCTTTCCGGAGATAAAGAAAGTCGTTTGGCAAAAGCAAAAACGATAGTAAATGCGTTAAGTGCTTTAAAAGAAAAAGGATTGTCATCTGAAGATTTTGTCGAAATATATAATCACGGAATTTCTTCTGAAAACATTTTAAAGCAATTAGAAATATTTAAAAACGGGATTGCTAAAAGTAATTTAATCAGTCCTGCCACAATTGGCAACGGAATTTTGAGTTTATCAGAAAAAGATTTTGAAGAAAAAGCAGCGTTTTTTGATGTTCAAAAAGAAGAATTAAAAATCAAGAAGTTTGTTCCTGCATCTGGCGCGGCAACGAGAATGTATAAGTTTTTAACCGCTTTTTTGAATGATTTTGATATTCAAAAAGAGACTATAAATGCTTATATAAACAGAAAAAAAGATAAAGAACTTGCTATATTTATTATAGGGATGGAAAAGTTTCCCTTTTTTGATGCGGTTGATAAAAAATTAAGGGAAATTTATTCTGATTTTGAAAGTTTAGAAAGAGATTATAAAAATTATTATTTCATAAAAACATTGTTGTCTTCGGACTATTTTAATTCAGCAAATAAACCCAAAGCAGTTCTGCCTTTTCATCAGTATAAAGATCATATCGCAAACCCAATCGAAGAGCATTTAAATGAATGTGTGCATTACGCCACATCAAAAAATGTTTCAAATCTTCATTTTACTGTTTCAGAGATTCATCAGGATTTGTTTGAAAATGCCGTAAATGAAATTAGAGGGAAAATAGAAAAACCTTCGGGAGTTGCCATTGACATAACATATTCTTACCAAAATAAAAGCACTGACTCTATAAACGTTGATGCGAAAAATAAACTTGTGAGGGATAAAAAGGGAACGTTGGTTTTTAGACCCGGCGGTCATGGTGCTTTAATTGAAAACCTGGACATTCTGGATGCCGATGTGATTTTTATTAAGAATATCGATAATGTAATTCAAAATCATATTGATCAAATCACCTTATATAAAAAAGCTTTAGGCGGAATTTTAATTGCAATTCAACAGAAGACTTTTGCTTACTTAAGAGAAATTGAAGAACAAGAGGTAAATGAGGAAAGCTTATTGCAGATTATTGAATTCTTAAAGCAAAAACTTCATATTGAATTAGGTAAAGATTTTAATAAATTCACTTTTGAAAATAAGATTATTAAAATCAAAGAATTGTTAGACCGTCCAATACGGGTTTGCGGTATGGTTCGAAATGAAGGTGAGCCGGGAGGCGGACCATTTTGGATTATGAACGGAAAAGGAGAGATTTCGCTGCAGATTGTTGAGACTTCTCAGGTTGATTTAACAAACAAAAAACAGCTTGAAATATTAGAAACAGCAACGCATTTTAATCCGGTTGATTTAGTCTGCGGTATTAAAAATTATAAAGGCGAAAAATTTGATCTTAAAGAATTTGTAGATCACGAATCCGGGTTTATTGTAGAAAAAAGTGTTGAAGGGAAGCCAGTAAGAAGCTATGAACTTCCGGGACTATGGAATGGTTCAATGGCCGACTGGTTAACGGTTTTTGTTGCCGTTCCTTTAATAACTTTTAACCCTGTAAAAACGGTAAACGATTTGTTAAAACCGGCACATCAGCCACAATAA
- the pnuC gene encoding nicotinamide riboside transporter PnuC, giving the protein MIDFFLESYKNAPLWHIILEFLVFVCGILSVWFAKKENIWVYPTGLIATVISVYLLYIAGYIGDMIINAYFSVMSIYGWYMWAKGGTVEDNLPITRTNFNEKIIGFILFFVTIFVVFGIYKYFDYEIHNDNYVDMISSGIFFAGMWYMARKKIENWTLWIIGDIIVVPLYAYRGLGMLSLQYLIFTILAISAYLEWRKILNSKKQIS; this is encoded by the coding sequence ATGATTGATTTTTTTTTAGAAAGCTATAAAAATGCACCGCTATGGCATATTATTCTGGAATTTTTGGTTTTTGTATGCGGTATTTTAAGCGTATGGTTTGCTAAAAAAGAAAACATTTGGGTTTATCCCACAGGACTTATTGCAACAGTAATTTCAGTATATCTTTTATATATTGCAGGTTATATAGGAGACATGATTATCAATGCTTATTTCTCTGTTATGAGTATATATGGCTGGTATATGTGGGCAAAAGGAGGAACTGTAGAGGATAACCTGCCTATTACAAGAACAAATTTTAACGAAAAAATTATAGGGTTTATTCTCTTTTTTGTAACCATTTTTGTAGTTTTCGGCATTTATAAATATTTCGATTATGAAATCCATAATGATAATTATGTCGATATGATTTCATCAGGAATATTTTTTGCCGGTATGTGGTACATGGCCAGAAAGAAAATCGAAAACTGGACGCTTTGGATTATTGGTGATATTATTGTTGTGCCTCTTTACGCATATCGCGGTTTAGGGATGTTGTCGCTTCAGTATTTAATTTTTACAATTTTGGCTATTTCAGCTTATTTAGAATGGAGAAAAATCTTAAACAGCAAAAAACAAATATCATAA
- a CDS encoding geranylgeranylglyceryl/heptaprenylglyceryl phosphate synthase — MEQKLRMIHQQILEAKKNGQKLLAILLDPDKIVWENLDHLLLKINQSPATHIFVGGSIVQSTILEDLIAQLKQKTNLPVVIFPGDPSQISPQADAILFLSLLSGRNPDYLIEYQVQAAPILKRINLEIISTGYILVESGNETAVARVSKTEPLNRENLDLALATAQAGEMLGNKLIYLEAGSGAKKAVPLEMISLIAQNIEIPIIVGGGIVDLHGIQNAYNAGADLVVIGTAFENNSHFFEL; from the coding sequence ATGGAGCAAAAATTACGCATGATTCACCAGCAGATTTTAGAAGCCAAGAAGAACGGACAAAAATTATTAGCCATACTTTTGGATCCTGACAAAATAGTCTGGGAAAATTTAGATCATTTATTACTTAAAATAAACCAGTCTCCTGCAACACACATTTTTGTTGGAGGAAGTATTGTACAAAGCACTATTCTGGAGGATTTAATTGCACAGTTAAAACAAAAAACAAACTTACCGGTAGTTATTTTTCCGGGAGATCCGTCGCAGATTTCTCCTCAGGCCGATGCAATTTTATTCCTATCCTTATTATCTGGCCGAAATCCGGATTATTTAATAGAATATCAGGTTCAGGCGGCGCCAATTCTTAAAAGAATCAATCTGGAAATAATCTCAACGGGATATATTTTAGTAGAGAGCGGCAATGAAACAGCTGTGGCACGCGTTAGTAAAACGGAACCGCTTAACAGAGAAAATTTAGATTTAGCTCTTGCAACCGCTCAGGCAGGAGAAATGCTTGGCAATAAACTGATTTATCTCGAAGCCGGAAGCGGGGCAAAAAAAGCAGTACCGCTGGAAATGATTTCTTTAATTGCTCAAAACATTGAAATTCCTATTATTGTTGGCGGCGGAATCGTAGATTTGCACGGAATTCAAAATGCTTATAATGCGGGGGCTGATTTAGTTGTAATTGGAACCGCTTTTGAGAATAACAGCCATTTTTTTGAGTTATAA
- a CDS encoding Crp/Fnr family transcriptional regulator: MIAVSLLEKYGASKKSFNKNEIIFEEGNLPAHYYQILSGEIKMSNYNDDGREFIQGIFYKKQSFGEPPLFLNQKYPANAIAVEESEIILLSKPNFLKLLAENPSVSITIIENLAQRLYYKSIMAAEISTHEPEHRVLKLIDHGIAYFNFQKDKNGYLINFTRQQIGDLTGLRVETVIRTIKALEKKGELKIINRKVYR; this comes from the coding sequence ATGATTGCCGTTTCATTATTAGAAAAATATGGTGCGTCAAAAAAATCCTTCAACAAAAACGAAATTATTTTTGAAGAGGGAAATCTGCCTGCGCATTATTACCAGATTCTTTCAGGAGAAATTAAAATGAGTAATTATAATGATGACGGGCGCGAATTTATTCAGGGAATATTTTACAAAAAACAGTCCTTTGGCGAACCTCCTTTGTTTTTAAACCAAAAATATCCGGCAAATGCTATTGCGGTTGAAGAAAGTGAAATCATTCTTTTATCTAAACCTAATTTCTTAAAATTACTCGCAGAAAATCCTTCTGTAAGTATTACAATTATTGAAAATCTTGCGCAGCGTTTGTATTACAAATCGATAATGGCTGCCGAAATTTCTACACACGAACCGGAACATAGGGTACTCAAATTAATCGACCACGGAATTGCGTATTTTAATTTTCAAAAAGACAAAAACGGCTATCTTATTAATTTTACCCGACAGCAGATTGGAGACTTAACAGGGCTGCGTGTGGAAACAGTTATCAGGACCATAAAAGCGCTTGAAAAAAAAGGAGAATTGAAGATTATTAATCGAAAAGTATACAGATAA
- a CDS encoding group III truncated hemoglobin, producing MKKQIENRADVSFLVNQFYAKIRADKEIGFYFNEVITDWDAHLEKLTDFWETNLFGVRKYKGDPHSVHNEVDAHFDEKITVDEFGIWLNHWFQTLDEHFEGENVETLKRRARKMSTYLFMSMFEHRKKESEV from the coding sequence GTGAAAAAACAAATAGAAAATAGAGCTGATGTATCTTTTTTAGTAAATCAGTTTTATGCTAAAATAAGAGCCGATAAAGAGATCGGCTTTTATTTTAACGAAGTTATTACCGATTGGGATGCCCATCTTGAAAAGCTTACTGATTTCTGGGAAACCAATCTGTTTGGTGTTCGTAAATACAAAGGCGATCCACATTCTGTTCACAACGAAGTAGATGCCCATTTTGACGAAAAAATAACCGTAGATGAATTCGGAATCTGGCTTAACCACTGGTTTCAGACTCTGGACGAACATTTTGAAGGCGAAAATGTTGAGACATTAAAAAGGCGCGCCCGAAAAATGAGTACGTATTTGTTTATGAGCATGTTTGAACACCGAAAAAAAGAAAGCGAAGTTTAA
- a CDS encoding 4'-phosphopantetheinyl transferase family protein, which yields MPLFKTIQFNESTKILIWEITESLEELLTKVVFLKEKTQKRLDGMKSQMHQRAFLSVRMLIQEMGFTDKDLHYDEFGKPYFDCDNYISITHSYHFAAIIISKETVGIDMELQREKIQRIADKFTDYECGYLDPLSTDEYIKKLTVIWGAKEAIFKIRNEKGISFKDHINVGNFSLDETQTQASLNFDDLIKDFSVHYQEIKSDNFEGRFTLVYAFEK from the coding sequence ATGCCTTTATTTAAGACTATACAGTTTAACGAATCGACTAAGATTTTAATTTGGGAAATAACAGAATCCCTGGAAGAGTTATTGACCAAAGTAGTTTTTTTAAAGGAAAAAACGCAGAAGAGACTGGACGGAATGAAGTCTCAAATGCACCAGCGTGCTTTTTTAAGTGTTCGTATGCTGATTCAGGAGATGGGTTTTACAGATAAAGACCTGCATTATGACGAATTTGGGAAACCGTATTTTGATTGCGATAATTACATTTCGATAACGCATTCGTATCATTTTGCCGCAATCATAATAAGCAAGGAAACTGTAGGGATTGATATGGAATTGCAGCGCGAAAAAATTCAGAGGATTGCAGATAAATTCACAGATTATGAATGTGGTTATTTAGATCCGTTATCTACAGATGAATACATAAAAAAACTTACCGTTATTTGGGGAGCAAAAGAAGCAATCTTTAAAATCAGAAATGAAAAGGGTATAAGCTTTAAAGATCATATCAATGTGGGTAACTTTTCCTTAGATGAAACCCAAACGCAGGCAAGTCTTAATTTTGACGATTTGATTAAAGATTTCAGCGTTCATTATCAGGAAATCAAATCGGATAATTTTGAAGGTCGTTTTACTTTGGTTTATGCTTTTGAAAAATGA